In Bartonella bovis 91-4, the following proteins share a genomic window:
- the cmk gene encoding (d)CMP kinase yields MKPFVIAIDGPAASGKGTLARKIATHYHLHHLDTGLTYRGVAYVLLQQGLALDDETNAITYATKLDFKTLDSNLLSSHEIGEAASKIATIVAVREILVAKQRNFAKTLPGSVLDGRDIGTVVCPDANIKFYVFANAQIRAKRRYQEILKKGTQANYHEILANLKQRDRRDLTRKQSPLKPAKNAHLLDTSELSIEEALTAMCTFIDPIIKAHTVK; encoded by the coding sequence TTGAAACCTTTTGTCATTGCAATTGATGGTCCAGCAGCTTCTGGTAAAGGAACATTAGCCCGCAAAATTGCAACCCATTATCATCTTCACCATTTAGATACTGGTCTAACTTATCGTGGTGTTGCATATGTACTTTTACAGCAAGGACTGGCTCTTGATGATGAAACCAATGCTATCACATATGCCACAAAGCTTGATTTTAAAACTTTAGATTCAAATCTTCTCTCTTCTCATGAAATTGGCGAAGCGGCTTCAAAAATAGCAACTATAGTGGCTGTGCGTGAAATTCTTGTTGCAAAACAACGCAATTTTGCCAAAACTCTGCCAGGTAGCGTACTTGATGGGCGCGATATTGGCACTGTTGTCTGCCCTGATGCAAATATAAAATTCTACGTTTTTGCAAACGCTCAAATACGTGCAAAGCGGCGTTATCAAGAAATTTTAAAAAAAGGAACACAAGCAAATTATCATGAAATTCTTGCTAATCTTAAACAACGCGATAGACGGGATTTAACCCGCAAACAGAGTCCTTTAAAACCAGCAAAAAACGCCCACTTGCTTGACACGTCAGAATTGAGTATAGAAGAAGCATTAACAGCTATGTGCACCTTTATTGATCCTATCATAAAAGCCCATACAGTTAAATAA
- the aroA gene encoding 3-phosphoshikimate 1-carboxyvinyltransferase, translated as MQKSIPATAQKSTNLSGTIKIPGDKSISHRSLILGGLANGETHIHGLLESDDILQTAAAMQAMGAHIRRENNLWIIRGTGNGCLLQAPTPLNFKNSGTSARLIMGMVGSYHMKTTFIGDSSLSKRPMKRILDPLCLMGVTIEKTYGDHLPLTLYGPKMASPICYRVPMASAQVKSAILLAGLNTPGITTVIEPILTRDHTEKMLKAFGAELEIETDKKGTRFIHLNGQPHLTGQIINVPGDPSSAAFPLIAALLVEDSDIIIENVLINNSRIGLIQTLWEMGAKIDLLNQRQTGGEDVADLRARSSILKGVTVPKERAPSMIDEYPALAVAAAFAKGKTTMLGIEELRVKESDRLSAIAQGLKINNVDCEEGVDFFIVHGQNSTKSLGGGYVTTYLDHRIAMCFLVFGLASEKPVTIDDTRMIATSFPEFIPLMHQIGGQIL; from the coding sequence ATGCAAAAATCAATACCCGCGACAGCTCAAAAATCTACCAATCTTTCTGGCACAATCAAAATACCGGGCGATAAATCAATCTCTCATCGATCTCTTATATTAGGGGGGCTTGCAAATGGTGAAACACATATTCACGGGCTTCTTGAAAGCGATGACATTTTGCAAACAGCTGCTGCTATGCAAGCTATGGGAGCCCATATTCGTAGGGAAAATAATCTCTGGATCATTCGAGGAACTGGGAACGGCTGTCTTTTGCAAGCGCCAACACCTTTAAATTTTAAAAATTCTGGAACAAGTGCTCGCTTGATTATGGGGATGGTCGGCTCTTATCATATGAAAACAACTTTTATTGGCGATTCTTCTCTTTCTAAACGACCAATGAAACGTATCCTTGATCCTTTGTGTTTAATGGGTGTTACGATTGAAAAAACATATGGTGATCATTTGCCTTTAACGCTTTATGGTCCTAAAATGGCTAGTCCAATTTGTTATCGTGTACCAATGGCTTCTGCCCAAGTTAAATCAGCAATTCTTCTTGCAGGTCTTAATACTCCCGGTATTACTACTGTTATTGAACCAATCCTTACCCGAGATCACACGGAAAAAATGTTAAAAGCATTTGGGGCTGAACTTGAGATAGAAACAGACAAAAAAGGTACACGTTTTATTCATCTGAATGGTCAACCACATCTTACTGGACAAATTATAAATGTTCCAGGGGACCCTTCTTCTGCTGCTTTTCCACTCATTGCAGCCCTTCTTGTGGAAGATTCTGATATCATTATTGAAAATGTTCTCATAAACAACTCCAGAATTGGTCTTATCCAAACATTGTGGGAAATGGGAGCTAAAATTGATCTTTTAAATCAACGCCAAACAGGTGGAGAGGATGTTGCCGATCTACGGGCCAGATCATCAATATTAAAAGGCGTAACTGTACCTAAAGAACGAGCCCCATCAATGATTGACGAATATCCCGCTTTAGCAGTAGCAGCAGCCTTTGCTAAAGGTAAAACAACTATGTTAGGGATTGAAGAATTACGCGTTAAAGAATCAGACAGGCTTTCTGCCATTGCTCAAGGATTAAAAATCAACAACGTAGATTGTGAAGAAGGCGTAGACTTTTTTATTGTTCATGGACAAAATTCAACAAAAAGTCTAGGAGGCGGATACGTTACAACATATCTTGATCATCGAATTGCAATGTGCTTTCTTGTTTTTGGATTGGCGTCAGAAAAACCTGTAACCATCGATGATACGCGAATGATTGCCACCAGCTTTCCAGAGTTTATCCCCTTAATGCACCAAATTGGAGGTCAAATTCTTTGA
- a CDS encoding TIGR02300 family protein yields MAKQELGTKRVDPETGKKFYDLNRDPIVSPYTGLSYPRSYFEVAAAEASSEEEVDTEELDTALEKSAFMLLEDDVDDSKDDDLPILEDDDMDLGDDDDTFLSHTEGDEDDDVTDIIGGSVPDDDGT; encoded by the coding sequence ATGGCAAAACAAGAACTTGGAACCAAACGTGTTGACCCGGAAACGGGAAAGAAATTTTATGATCTTAATCGTGATCCTATTGTATCACCTTATACAGGGCTTTCTTATCCACGCTCTTATTTTGAGGTTGCAGCAGCTGAAGCCAGTAGCGAAGAAGAAGTTGACACTGAAGAGCTTGATACAGCACTTGAAAAGTCTGCTTTTATGTTACTGGAAGACGATGTTGACGATTCTAAGGATGATGATCTCCCTATTTTGGAAGATGATGATATGGATCTCGGAGATGATGACGATACATTTTTATCGCACACTGAAGGTGATGAAGATGACGATGTAACCGACATTATTGGTGGTAGTGTTCCAGACGATGATGGTACTTAA